Genomic window (Juglans microcarpa x Juglans regia isolate MS1-56 chromosome 2S, Jm3101_v1.0, whole genome shotgun sequence):
ATCTACACAGGGTGCATCTTGCAGTGCTACTCGTGAGGAGATTGCAGATATCGTATGTGCAAAGATGCGTGCACAGACATCAGAGATCATTGATGCAGCCAGAGTCGCCCTCGCAGAGACTGAGTCAAAGCTCATGTCTCGAGTGACTGATATTGAGACACACCTTACTGGAATTTGAGGCGATGCTACACGATCTGGCCTAgtagtgtatatattatatttgcattaaatgtgtttttttgtgttgacaatcatgactatttgtattttgtatattaatttaaatattcaaatagtcatatattatattcccgccatacattatatttttgggatgcaattaatgtatggtttttatttttagtatttgttagcttgtttattgttaattatgtttttttttttcattttacttacaGTTTacgataatataaaaaatgacactataagtaatatttatttaacataaaataaatcacaaaaaaaaattttacattaattacataaaattaatttataaattcgtaaatattttatgtttcgttcgaaaaagttttaaaaaaaattccgccaattttaataaatgatccGTTCGAATGCATAAATGTTGTGTTCGAACGCAATATGTGTAGTTTGAACAATCTTGCAACCTTCCCACCAAATTTTCCCACCAATCTTTCCCGtttgaacaaacaaattgaGGTTCAAATGAATTTTTACTTTCTCcagcaaaataaattacttcctTGCCAAAATTACTATTTGAACAAATTATAAACcattcgaacaaatattaattttatgttcaaACGGAATTGTTGCCATTCGAACGGATTTTGACTTTTTAAGACGATTTAATTCATCACAGAAGATCTAATTTGAATTGATATTTAGccgttttaatatttttataaagtcatTTATTTTTCGAGACGAAATTACTTTTGTTGCAGTTGCCGGATCATTacaattttgtccctaaaattactaaaatttgtTGCGGTGTTAGCTAGCACGACTCTAGTACGCTATCACAATTACACTGGGGCCATTACAAGTACTCTATCAAGTGCATGGCCGTACGTACATGGGTAGGAAATTAACATTTATGCCTTTGGATTTCCAACCAATACTGGTGAAGacggtacgtacgtacgtagcaaTTATTTGAATTCATAGAAGTTGGTGAATTTGTAGTTTTCTTCGCGGTAAAAGATTAAGACGTCGTTTATATTcgtaattcatttcaattcattttaatttattttattattatttattattatttaataattttaacttataaattttactactatttataatccATCTCatactattcacaatctatctcaattcatctcaacttattttcgaatccaaacaacACTTTATATTGTTTAGAAAAGCTGATGATGAGAAAGAATAAACTGACTCGTATTAGAAAGTTGAAACTAGCTAGGCTTGAATTAATTAAGCAAATACGGTCGGCACTGTTTCACTCGAGGCAATGGCTGGCCATGCAGCGTTGAGTACTACATAATAGGCTAATAGctaaataatgttatatatagcgTGAGGAagcattaatatttaataaagaaagagTGTTATTTAATATAGACAGTGTGTTATTTAATATAGAGTACGACCACCACACAGCCATCCATCCAGTCATATATCATTCATTATTCTCATGTGTTGAGAAAAACTCAATTCTCACGGACCAATAATGTTGAAAGAGAAATCAGCCCCAGTACTGCATGAAATCAGCCCCAGTGGCCCCAACTAAGTGTGCATCGGACAGTGAAGTTTGGTTCGCCCAATTAATACTCGGCTCTTGATCGTCAAACCCACTTATGATACATGTGGCTGCTCTTTGGACATCACCTTCGCAGTCATCTAACATGTTTTTCCACCAAAGATTCGGTTCTTCATCGAGCCCACTTATGGTGCATGTGGCTCTTTGAACATCACCTTCACAGTCATCTAACATGTTTTTCCACCAAAGATTTGGCTCTTCATCAAGCTCGTTACTTATTGTAGCATAGGTAATTTTTTCGTTGCCTTCGAAGTTATCTAACTGCGTTGTCCACCTTTTACATGTATTATTCACCGACGACATTGATATTGTTGGAGAAATGTTTCTAATGTCATCCTCTGGTTGAAAGACGGTTTCTTTGATTGTAGGCCGTTTCCCATTTAACACAGTTAAATTTTTGGACAAGACCCGGGGTTGAGGTTTTATCACGCTCACCTTCTTCACGTCAAGTACTGGCTTTTCTTCCTCGTATTTGTGCATGTATGTATTCCAATAGTTCTTCACATCATTAGATGTTCTTCCCGGAAGCCTTCCGGCAATCAACGACCATCTacacaaacaaattaattaagacttcaaatataaacaaaatgttcatatatatagtactagtactTATGCGATAATGACATGCattaacttctttttcttttctacaaaAGAAAGTTGtataaagaaattcaaaaaaaaaaaaaaaagggtgagagAGTACTGtgaattagagaaaaatttattagcctccaaaaaagaaatatttaatttgcTGACAATATGTTTGTACAGTACTGTAGGGTCGTATAATTTGTTTTCCAAGGCCTTGTATATATGGTACTGGTCATATTTATAACATTAATATAGCTTGCGTATGATTCTTACGGACAGGAATTAGAGCCAAAACATATAcgtgaaaatataaaatttatgattaaatGTATGTATTAAAACAAACTTATGCTGATAATTCATTAATCTtttagattatgaaaataattaatcaattatCAGTCATGAGTTTCTACTAAACTTAATTTGCaacgatttatatatatatatatatatatggacaacATGATCATCAAAGAATCAGTactcatgcatatataaattctaaatggTCATGAATTGTCGATTGGACATTCTAG
Coding sequences:
- the LOC121252278 gene encoding transcription factor MYB90-like, yielding MVANLGLRKGAWTAEEDIRLSQCIGEHGQGNWHQVPLRAGLNRCRKSCRQRWLNYLRPNIKRGNFSTDEVDLMIRLHKLLGNRWSLIAGRLPGRTSNDVKNYWNTYMHKYEEEKPVLDVKKVSVIKPQPRVLSKNLTVLNGKRPTIKETVFQPEDDIRNISPTISMSSVNNTCKRWTTQLDNFEGNEKITYATISNELDEEPNLWWKNMLDDCEGDVQRATCTISGLDEEPNLWWKNMLDDCEGDVQRAATCIISGFDDQEPSINWANQTSLSDAHLVGATGADFMQYWG